Below is a window of Gossypium hirsutum isolate 1008001.06 chromosome A12, Gossypium_hirsutum_v2.1, whole genome shotgun sequence DNA.
ttattattataactattataaatatcttattaagtagatgtccatcaagataaagataaagttttgatatactttaaattttaatagttattagaattaaatctcaatttcttttatacttcttatccctataaatagagactctgatgaagcagtGTAATCAttccttttgatcaataaatttcattctctgttgctttcatattttctttgttctttattctctccatttttctttattttataacacgttatcaacacgattctcaatttatttttctaaacccACCtcgttcttattttttatttgaaaacccATACCTCAATTGCTTTATATTCTTTCCTAATCCCCCGTTGAATTACTTTCATTATTTTTCTCACTTAGCATTCAAATTGGTTGATTGGCTACCTAAAAAAAAATTGACGAAAAAAAGAGGGGTTCAAACTTGTGCAGTGATTTGCTTAAAGTTCTTGGGATGAATTGAATTTAATTTCTCTATCGACTTAAGGTAATCCTAAATTTTATATCgcaaattattttatgttattttcttttttttcttaaatacttCATTATAATTACATTTGACAAATAATATGATtactattattttactaatatctTTTAGTGTTTTTGTTagtgattataatgtcaaatcttgccAAACTTTAATTTGCCGCCCTAGACATTTCAGGCAAAAATTATTTGTCATGGGTTTTAGATGCTAAAATTCACCTAGATGCTAAAGGTTTAGGGAATACTATAGTAGAAAATAAAGAAGCATCTAATCAAGACAAGGCAAAAGCAATGATTTTCATTCGTCATCATCTACATGAAGGATTAAAAGTGGAATATCTCACTGTGAAAGACCCTCATGAGttgtggaaaaatttgaaagaaagatttGACCATCATAAAAAGGTGATCCTccctaaagctcgttatgattggatgcacttacggctgcaagattttaagactgtaagtgaatgcaatttagaacttttcaaaattagttctcaactAAAATTATGTGGAGAGAACATAACTAATAAGGATTTGTTAGAGAAAACCTTTTCAACCTTTCATGCTACTAATGTGCTCCTGCAACAGCAATACcgtgaaaaaggttttaaaaaatattctgaattgatttcatgccttttagtggctgaacaaaataatgagttgttgatgaaaaatcatgGAATTCATCCCACTGGTATTGCACCACTCCTTGAAGTGAATGCTGCAGTACACAGTAAATATGGAGATGAAAAATATAAAGGTCATGATCGTGGTCGTGGTCGTGGTCGTGGACGTAGTAGGGGACGTGGTCGAGGACGTACTAGTAATCGCTATCATGGTGTTCATAATAGTGGTATTTCTAACCACCAGAAAAAGAATAGCAATGAAGGACAAGAAAGAAGTggtcaaaataatccttcaaagGTTATTGAGAATTTATGTTACTGATGTGGTATGAGGTGACATTGGGCACATACCTGTTGTACACCTGAAcatttagtgaaactttatcaagcatcTATTAAAGGGAAGAAAAATAATATTGAGACAAATTTTATATCTAAAAATGACGAAATGGAGACAAAAAAGGAGGGTGGTGTAATTCATGGGCTTAATGATATCACTCACATTGATGTGACAGATTTCTTTGAGAATCATTAGAAGAGTTGgtgttattttagtattttttatttttttaagtatgttTCGTTTTCTTGCATACGGAATAAGTTggtgttattattttattttaaatatgttcattttcttgattaaaaaaaagtatgtttatttattcattttgcaagttatacatattcaataAATATTTACAACGTTTctaatgttatatttatttatttttttgaagaatATGAATGATCAACAAAATTTGTTGGATCCAAAATCAATGGAGACATATGTCTTGCTGATAGTGCTACAACACATACGATACTCaaagagaaaaaatatttttctcatttaacaatAAGTGATGCTCATATTAATACAATCTCGAGTAGTTCGAAACTTATTGAAGGCTCCGGAAGAGCAATTTTATTATTacctaaaggtacaaaatttgtcattgatGATACTTTAATTTCCactaagtctcaaagaaatttattgagttttaaagatatcCATAtgaatggatatcatattgagactatgaatgagaaaaatattgaatatttatatattacaaatgttgaatATGGAAAGAAATGTGTTTTGGAAAGACTACCTGCTTTTTCATCaggtttatattatacacatattagtgcaattgagGCATACGTTACTACAAACCAGAAGTTTGTAGAAccacatacttttactatttggcatgacAGGTTAGGCCATCCCGGATCTATTATGAAGCGCAAAAATAATTGAGAATTCAATTGGGCACctattaaagaaccagaagattcttgaGTTCAAAGATTTCTCTTGTGATGCTTGTTCTCAAGGTAACCTGATTATTAGACCATCACCAGCTAAAGTTGGGATTGAATCTCCTGCGCTTCTAGAACGTATTGAAGGTGATATATGTGGGcctattcatccaccatgtggaccaTTTAGATATTTTATCGTATTAATAAATGCATCTAGTAGATGATCACATGTATGTTTATTATCGACTCGCAACCTAGCGTTTGCAAGACTACTTGCGCAAATAATTCGATTAAGAGCACAATTTCCAGATTATGCAATAAAAACTATCCGTCTTgttaatgttggtgagtttacatctcaagctttcaatgattattgcatgtcaattgggataaaagttgaacatcctgtagctcatgttcacacacaaaatagTTTAGCTAAATcgtttatcaaatgcctccaactaatagctaggccattacttatgagaacaaaactcccTATTACAGCTTGGGGATATGCTATTTTGAATGTAGTAGCACTTATGCGCATCaggccaacaagttataataaatactcCCTATTGCAATTGGCCTTTGGTTAGGAGCCAAATCTTTCCtatcttagaatttttggatgtgcagtatatgttccaattgctccaccacaacaacAAATATGGGTTCTCAGAGgaggttgggaatatatgttggttatgaatctccttctataattaaGTATGTTGAACCATTAATTAGAGATTTATTTATTGCATGATTTGTTGATTGTCACTTTAATGAAACAATATTCCCAACATTAGGGAGAGAGAAAATACAACTGAtaaaagaaattacatggaatggatcatcattatctcaattagatcctcGTACAAATCAATGTGAAAAAGAAGTTCAAAGGATCATAAATTTGCAAAACATCGCTAATCAACTGCCAGATTCATTTACTAACCtaaaaagaattacaaaatcttaCAGACcagctgaaaatgctccaatacgaattgataTTCCAAAAGGGCAAActgttagtgcaaaagaaagtaatccatgcTTGAAGCATGGAAAACCGGTTAGTTCCAAAGGTAAAGTTCCTCGTAAAAAGAAATGAGCAAATACTCAAGGTGATTATATTATGGAGACAAATTCTCAAGAAGAGgccaaaaatataattaattataatcatAAAACCCCAGAAGGGATTCAAGTACCTGAAAATGATGATAACATagagatctcaataagttatgttactTCGGGGAAAAGATGGAACCGGAAAAATATAGTTGTTGACAATAATTTTGCATATAATATTGCTATTGAAGTAGAAAAAGAAATGATGATCttgagcctaaatctattgatgaatgtaaaaatagaaaagattggccaaaatggaaagaagcaattcaagcagaattaaattcactttctaaacataaggtttttggacctatagtccaaacacctaaaggtgtaaagccgataggatataaatgggtatttgtgaaaaaatgaaatgaaaaaaatgaagccGTAAGATATAAAGCACGgcttgtagcacaaggattttcacaaaggttcgcattgattatgaagagacatattctcctatggtggatgcaatcacgtttagatatcttattagtctggtagtacgtgaaaaacttgacatgcatctaatggatgttgttacagcctatttgtatggcacacttgatagtgaaatttatatgaaaatccctgaaggatttAAGATCCCTGAAGGATATAAAGTTTCTCAGGAAAATTGTtcgatcagattaaagaaaagtttatatggattaaaacaatatagacgtatgtggtacaatcgtcttagtgaatacttgttaaaagaaggttacaaaaacgatccaatttgtccatgtgtctttataaaaaggttgggatcaaattttgtgataattgttgtttatgttgatgatctaaatattattagaACTCCTGAAGAGCTCCAAAATACagtaaattgtttaaagaaagaatttgagatgaacgatcttggaaaaacaaagttttgtcttgGCTTACAAATCTagcatttaaaagatgaaattcatgttCATCAATTAGCTTATACAgaaaagatattaaagaaattttacatggataaagcacACCCATTAAGTACTCCGATGATTGGACGATTGTTaaatgtgaataaagatcaattttgtCTTTACAAGGATggtgaagagtttcttggtcctgaagtaccatatTTAAGTGCCATAGGGGCATTGATATGTCTTGCAAACAACACAATACCTGATATAGCTTTCGCTGTAAAATTGTTAGCAAGATTCAGTTCTTCTCCAAAACGTAGACATTtgaatggaattaaacatgtatttagatatcttagAGGGACTATTAATATGGGGttcttttattcaaatgattcaaaatccctattaatTGGCTATACTTATGCTGGATACTTACagatccacataaaggtcgatctcaaacaggatatttatttacatgtggggaTACTGCCATGTCATGGCATtcaacaaagcaaacattagctgctgcttcttcaaatcatgcagaaataattgcaatgcatgaggcaagtcgAGAGTGTTTTTGGCTAATgttattaacccaacatatccagaagatatgtagtttgcctttacaggaaaagatatcaactatcttatacgaagataatgcagCATGTATAGCTTAATTGAAGGGTGGCTATATCAAATGTGACAaaatgaaacatatttcaccaaaattattctttacccatgatcttgagaaaataggtgatataaatgttcaacaaattcATTCTAGTGAGAATTTAGCAGATCCTTTTACTAATacattgccaacttcaacatttgaaagactactacacaatattggaatgcgtcgactcaaagatgtaatgtaaCGTTGCACTCAGGGGGAGTCTAAAAACAAGTTGTACTATTTTCCTTTAatcaaggttttgtcccattgggttttcctggaaaaggtttttaacgaggaagcttgtaatagaagattgtgtactctttttccttcattaggttttttatCCCATagagtttttcctaataaggttttaaagaGGCACATTAGcaaccaatggacatccaagggagagtgttatgaatatcttattaagtggatgtccatcatgataaagataaagttttgatatactttaaattctaatagttattagaattagatctctattttttttatacttcttatccctttaaatagagactctgatgaagcattgtaatcattccttttgatcaataaatttcattctctgttgttttatattttttttattctttattctctccatctttctttattttataacaataatggtatttttatttttaacattttaaataaaacaattaaaatcactacataaaataaatatatttttatataaagttttTCATTCACGAAGTGagtgtaaaataatataatatattttaaatatttactatTATTCAGTTTATTACTCACAAAAAAAATCAGTTAATCAATTTAATGATTGTCATTCAAGTTAAgacgaaaattttaaaatttgaaaagtataaggaccAAGAATGATCAAATCCGAAAACATGAGCTAAATGTATAAAACTAATAGTAGAATAAATTAAGCACTAGCTTGAAACAAAAACGAGGTtaaatttaaaagatttttttaatatatatgaatcAAAATTTAAACGTGTGGTACACATTGcatgaataatttaaattaaatacgtTAAATCTAAATTGTTCATGCAATATATAGATAgtgtttaaaatttgaatagtGCATTTTAAATATACTCTACTTTATATCTAAACTAtcatttaacatttaaactaaaGTTACGCTGTTAAAATAACCTAATCAATATAATACCAATAAGTTGAAAACTTGAaggttttaaagtttaaacactaatttaaaatttgaactaTAGTTGAGGACGTTTATGGCAATTAACCCtaaaagagagaaaattgatgGAAGAAAACCTTGATTAATTATCATAAGCATATCGATatatttatgctttttttttttgcattctaTTACATTAAAGAAATCACATTAAAATTGACGATTTAGTATTAATTCGATTAGTATGGACATTGTTATCAATACAAAATGGCGTGAGTTTAAGTGTACTAAAgcacattatcttcctatttataggTAAGGGAGGACTATGTGTAaaacattgtatcaaaaagagccacatataataaaaaaatatcacattaaaatttaatttacttttagTATAAGTAATTATATTACAAAACATTAAATGGGCAAGCGAAATGAATTACAAACACAAACATCAATCTTTGAACCTAATGTAAATcaattttaactcttttttttttcatattacaatctcttttgtaaaaaataaaatgtattatCTAAAAATTGGCCCTTAAATTATATCTCAATTTTctattagtttttttctttttgtcaaaAGTGGACTATAAACTAtcaattttgtcttaatttatctAAAACAAAATATCAGTCAATCATTACACGTCACATCCTTAAAAGATTTCATAAACTTTTTAGATAAAATGAGACAAAATTGGGTAATAATATCATATAGACCATATTGCATTTGCTCCCTTTATTTAAAAAAGTGCAATTTGGTCCCTatcattagatcaaagagcaaattgatttttttgttaaaaaatttatctatttgtaTAATTAAAAATTGGCGCAGttgacaaaataaccaaacaGAGAGACGTGGCGTGCCACGTGTACCTTATGCTGATGTACAAGGACCAActtttaacagtagaaattgataaaaattttaataaaatgaccaatttactctttgagcTAACATACATGGATTAACTtgtccatttttttagtagagagggTAAAATGCAATTAATAGTTTATGACCACTTTCTAACAAGAAAACTATGAGGACTAATCTAAAATTTAGGGTataatatagggaccaatttacgaataaaacccaaaatccatAATTTCTCAAAGAATGGGGATTGGTGAGTTGAGTTGGAAGGAGTGAATGAGATGACTGTGGGGCAAGTTAAGAGGAGGCAAAGAGAAATGGTCTTTAGTAGAGCTCACTCTTCTTATTTCTTCCACGGTTAATAGGGCTACAACTGTGTTTCTAAATATCCCTTTCACTGGCTCTGTTGCTACCATTATTGCTCCTTTTTGttcctttgtttcttctttatcttcttcaatggGGAATAATACTTCATCAATGATGTTTCCGCATTCTTTAACCAGCTTTGAAACGAGATCGATCGTGAAAAATGGTTGCTTCAGCACTTTTTGGATGAAGGGCAACCGTAATAACCCACCTGTTCGCTTGTCATATTTCTTCAATATCTTTGCCAACCCTACAAATTCCCAACCATTGTTAATCAAATGGAAATGCTTAATTATTCAAGAAATATTAATTGTGATTACACCTGCAAATTGGGCTTTGGTTTAACTGGTTTAGGGTTGAGTCAATTCGAGTTCTAAAGTAGGAGCGAAGTCAGAATTTCTTTTAGGAGATGCCTAGATTAAAGTATATGTTTTTGTaggagttaaaatgtaatttttacacttatattgattatattttttggtttacaaaaggattaaatcgaaatgCTAGTATTTTGGGGGACATgctataattttatcatattaacttaagattttataaattttgaggatCTAAAACAATAATTTCTCATTTTAGGGAAGGCAATGCCCTTGCCTCCCTCCTCCCTTCACCCCTGTCCAAGGTGGTTTGAATTGGATATCGGACCGATTGGATTGGGAACCAGCAAATACATTGTTCCAGAGAAAGAGGTTACACTAGTTAACTTGCAAACTAGTATGAACCAATTGAATCGAGCTGAAAAATCATTTGAatcgatattttttttatttttaaaattttttttaaaatttatttaatcaaattggaCCAATCGATTAGACTGAAAACCAATGGTATGAGTGATTCGATCACTAGtctagttataaaaatattaataatttcgaTTTGAgtcaaatttatattcaattcatTTTAGGGTGAGAAACATTTTGAATTTGAGTTAATTTGAAATTTGGATAATTCCAATAGTTTTGTCTTTTAGGTTTGAGCATGATGAAGGTAAAAGAAAAAGCTAGATTCATTTTGGGTGTAGAAGGCCTTCCCACTCCTTTACATTCACCCAAAAGTTTGAGGACTGAGTTTTTTGGAGTTTTTTGGGCTGAGTCGTAACAAGTTTTATGATCATCTCATATTTTGATCAttccaaatttatttatttgagttattttgCATCATTTCTAAATCATCCTTTTTTAAGCTTAGATCAATTTGAATTTAAGTTCATTTGATTTCGGATTACAATCAGATTTAAATTCATATTGAGTTTTGTATTTCATGCCTAAATAGACACATCTAATTGTTTTAGTATTGAAAGTAAAAGTACCTGTGAAATTGATGTTGCTGTAATTCTCTAAGAGGACCATTTCGCCATGAAAATCGACAATGTCATTTCTAATTTCG
It encodes the following:
- the LOC107924081 gene encoding SPX domain-containing protein 3 — its product is MKFGKRLKQQIEETFPTWRDQFLCYKELKKLIKLISSAPPMAAEPTKYGKAKAEFVYMLNNEINKFNVFFMEQEEDFIICHKELQQRIKTVMDKWSSNGSRTEYTDEMAEIRNDIVDFHGEMVLLENYSNINFTGLAKILKKYDKRTGGLLRLPFIQKVLKQPFFTIDLVSKLVKECGNIIDEVLFPIEEDKEETKEQKGAIMVATEPVKGIFRNTVVALLTVEEIRRVSSTKDHFSLPPLNLPHSHLIHSFQLNSPIPIL